Proteins from a genomic interval of Equus quagga isolate Etosha38 chromosome 11, UCLA_HA_Equagga_1.0, whole genome shotgun sequence:
- the DHRS11 gene encoding dehydrogenase/reductase SDR family member 11 — protein MWPVAEERGVEPGPQARQDGGGSRRSSDAGRSAAAAAAVTRERPSPYNPGRGSATQVPGSRSEVGGRLGTMARAGMERWRDRLALVTGASGGIGAAVARALVQQGLKVVGCARTVGNIEELAAECKSAGYPGTLIPYKCDLSSEEDILSMFSAVRSQYSGVDICINNAGLARADTLLSGSTSGWKDMFNVNVLALSICTREAYQSMKERKVDDGHIININSMSGHRVVPQSMTHFYSATKYAVTALTEGLRQELREAQTHIRATCISPGLVETQFAFKLHDKDPEKAAATYEHIKCLKPEDVAEAVIYVLSTPPHVQIGDIQMRPTEQVT, from the exons ATGTGGCCGGTCGCCGAGGAGCGGGGGGTGGAGCCCGGGCCCCAGGCCCGCCAGGATGGAGGCGGGTCCAGGCGCAGCTCTGACGCGGGCAGGTCGGCGGCAGCTGCCGCGGCGGTGACAAGAGAGCGGCCGAGCCCCTACAACCCGGGGCGGGGTTCCGCGACCCAAGTGCCCGGCTCGCGGAGTGAGGTGGGCGGGCGGCTCGGGACCATGGCCAGAGCCGGCATGGAGCGGTGGCGTGACCGGCTGGCACTGGTAACCGGAGCCTCGGGGGGCATTGGCGCGGCCGTAGCCCGGGCCCTGGTCCAGCAGGGACTTAAGGTGGTGGGTTGCGCCCGCACCGTGGGCAACATCGAG GAGCTGGCTGCCGAATGTAAGAGTGCAGGCTACCCCGGGACTTTGATCCCCTACAAATGTGACCTGTCAAGTGAGGAGGACATCCTCTCCATGTTCTCGGCTGTCCGCTCTCAGTACAGCGGTGTGGACATCTGCATCAACAACGCTGGCTTGGCCCGGGCCGACACCCTGCTCTCAGGCAGCACCAGCGGTTGGAAGGACATGTTCAAT GTGAACGTGCTGGCCCTCAGCATCTGCACACGGGAAGCCTACCAGTCCATGAAGGAGCGGAAAGTGGATGACGGGCACATCATTAACATCAACAG CATGTCTGGCCACCGAGTGGTACCCCAGTCCATGACCCATTTCTATAGTGCCACCAAGTATGCCGTCACTGCACTGACAGAGGGACTGAGGCAAGAGCTTCGGGAGGCCCAGACCCACATCCGAGCCACG TGCATTTCTCCAGGATTGGTGGAGACACAGTTCGCCTTCAAACTCCACGACAAGGACCCTGAGAAAGCAGCTGCCACCTATGAGCACATAAAG TGTCTCAAGCCTGAGGATGTGGCCGAGGCTGTCATCTATGTCCTCAGCACCCCCCCCCATGTCCAG ATCGGAGACATCCAGATGAGGCCCACGGAGCAGGTGACCTAG
- the MRM1 gene encoding rRNA methyltransferase 1, mitochondrial, producing MALLWTWRCSGRLLTRHFSGAARRGVRPGGEELSRLRLDDLAPTLRSETGLELLFGLSPCLLALQAARRRVARLLLQAGRSGLQGERAELLRAAEARDIPVLRPRRKQLDALCHYQVHQGVCMEVSPLRPLPWTENREARLGDDPQQLWLILEGLQDPRNLGAVLRSAYFLGVDKVITSRRNSCPLTPVVSKASAGAVEVMDVFSTDDLAGFLQVKARQGWLVAGTVGCPGPETSLSSEMPITSCLEFVWDQPTLLVLGNEGSGLSQEVQASCQVLLTILPGRQLPPGLESLNVSVATGILLHSICSQRKAFPAEQKRGKLLQDPQEPPAMSEGPRVAQQPGLSSGSEKERHDGG from the exons ATGGCGCTGCTCTGGACCTGGCGTTGCTCCGGTCGCCTCCTCACGCGTCATTTCTCCGGAGCGGCGCGGCGTGGGGTGCGGCCTGGCGGGGAGGAGCTAAGCCGCCTGCGACTGGATGACCTGGCGCCGACCCTGCGGTCCGAGACGGGACTGGAGCTTCTGTTTGGCCTGTCCCCTTGTCTCCTGGCTCTGCAGGCCGCCCGCCGCCGCGTGGCCCGGCTCCTGCTCCAGGCCGGCAGATCCGGGCTGCAGGGGGAGCGGGCCGAGCTGCTCCGGGCGGCCGAGGCGCGGGACATCCCAGTTCTTCGGCCTAGACGGAAGCAGCTGGACGCCCTGTGCCACTACCAGGTCCACCAGGGCGTCTGCATGGAGGTGAGTCCGCTGCGGCCCCTGCCCTGGACTGAGAACCGTGAGGCGAGGCTGGGCGACGACCCCCAGCAGTTGTGGCTCATCCTCGAGGGGCTCCAGGATCCCCGGAATCTTGGGGCGGTGCTGCGCTCTGCTTACTTCCTCGGAGTGGATAAAGTCATCACCAGCCGGAGAAACAG CTGCCCGCTCACTCCAGTGGTCAGCAAGGCCAGCGCCGGGGCTGTGGAGGTGATGGACGTGTTTTCCACTGATGACCTGGCCGGGTTTTTACAG GTCAAAGCCCGGCAGGGCTGGCTCGTGGCTGGCACAGTGGGCTGCCCAGGGCCTGAGACTTCCCTGTCCTCTGAGATGCCTATCACTAGTTGCTTGGAGTTCGTCTGGGACCAGCCTACTCTCCTAGTGCTGG GGAACGAGGGCTCTGGTCTGTCCCAGGAGGTGCAGGCCTCCTGCCAGGTTCTCCTTACCATCTTGCCCGGCCGgcagctgcctcctgggctcGAGTCTTTGAATGTCTCCGTGGCTACAG GAATTCTTCTTCACTCCATCTGCAGTCAGAGGAAGGCTTTCCCTGCAGAGCAGAAGAGAGGGAAACTTCTCCAAGACCCTCAAGAACCCCCAGCCATGTCTGAAGGGCCCAGAGTGGCTCAGCAGCCAGGACTGTCCTCAGGGTCAGAAAAAGAGAGGCACGATGGAGGCTGA